A DNA window from Thiopseudomonas alkaliphila contains the following coding sequences:
- the phoR gene encoding phosphate regulon sensor histidine kinase PhoR: MSHWRTQLLLQLLLIGLVCLVLGMISKAYALSFMLGLGALLLWHFQQLLRLLRWLKYSEPGTEPPYSSNLWGEVFDQLYRMQQRDLRIRASLQSVIDRVQESTAALTDAVIMLDKNGQLRWWNQAAETLLGFKKPQDLNQLASNLIRHPEFKEFFYRKKHNDTLVLPSPVKEQVLLQFHLTVYGNNEHLLLVRDITRIHQLEQMRKDFVANVSHELRTPLTVISGYLETLLDNADENLNPRWRRALQQMQLQGERMQHLVDDLLLLARLEATEHHAENQGVELQPLLHKIVNDAQSLSDDQHQFELRIQPNLSVPGNKNELRSAFSNLIFNAVKYTPTPGAITISAWSDQAGIHVAVSDTGVGIDKKHLPRLTERFYRVDSSRASYSGGTGLGLAIVKHVLLRHQARLSISSELGVGSTFTCHFEHTASA; the protein is encoded by the coding sequence GCAACTTCTGCTACAACTGCTACTCATTGGCTTAGTCTGCTTAGTGCTCGGCATGATCAGCAAAGCCTATGCCCTGAGTTTTATGCTCGGCTTAGGGGCGCTGTTGCTGTGGCATTTTCAGCAACTGCTGCGCTTATTGCGCTGGTTAAAATACAGCGAGCCAGGTACCGAGCCACCCTATAGCAGCAACCTGTGGGGCGAAGTATTTGATCAGCTGTACCGCATGCAGCAACGTGATTTGCGCATTCGCGCCAGCTTGCAATCAGTGATTGATCGGGTGCAAGAATCCACTGCGGCGTTAACCGATGCGGTAATTATGCTAGATAAAAATGGCCAATTACGCTGGTGGAACCAAGCAGCAGAAACGCTACTGGGCTTTAAAAAGCCCCAAGACTTAAATCAATTGGCCAGTAACCTGATTCGCCACCCTGAATTTAAAGAGTTTTTTTACCGCAAAAAACATAACGATACGCTGGTGCTACCTTCACCAGTTAAAGAGCAAGTATTGCTGCAGTTTCACTTAACCGTTTACGGCAATAACGAACACTTACTGCTGGTGCGCGATATCACCCGCATTCATCAGCTCGAACAAATGCGTAAAGACTTTGTGGCCAACGTCTCCCACGAGTTGCGTACGCCGCTGACTGTCATTAGCGGCTATTTAGAGACCCTACTCGATAACGCCGACGAAAACCTTAACCCGCGCTGGCGCCGTGCGCTGCAACAAATGCAATTGCAAGGTGAGCGGATGCAGCATCTAGTAGATGATTTGCTGCTGCTGGCCCGCCTTGAAGCTACCGAACACCACGCTGAAAATCAGGGTGTTGAGCTACAGCCGCTGCTGCATAAAATAGTTAACGATGCCCAAAGCTTATCCGATGATCAGCACCAGTTTGAGTTACGAATTCAGCCCAACTTATCGGTACCAGGCAATAAAAACGAGTTACGTAGCGCCTTTTCTAATCTGATTTTTAACGCTGTAAAATACACCCCTACCCCTGGAGCCATCACTATTTCTGCCTGGTCTGATCAGGCGGGGATTCACGTGGCGGTCAGTGATACCGGCGTAGGGATTGATAAAAAACACCTACCCCGCTTAACTGAGCGCTTTTATCGGGTCGACTCCAGCCGCGCCAGCTACAGTGGCGGCACGGGTCTTGGGCTGGCAATTGTTAAGCACGTATTACTCCGTCATCAAGCACGCCTTAGCATCAGTAGTGAGTTGGGGGTGGGCAGTACCTTCACCTGCCATTTTGAGCATACCGCCAGCGCTTAG